In Phaseolus vulgaris cultivar G19833 chromosome 7, P. vulgaris v2.0, whole genome shotgun sequence, the genomic stretch ATTCATTGCTCATTCTTCAGAGGGTGCAAGGAGCAGATAAAATTCAGAAAACTTTTAGCATCCTTATACTCTCAGCATGGTTGTGCTTGATAAGAGATAATCTTGTGAGAACAATCAAGAAACTTGATATGCTTGCATCATAAAGATGCGCATTCCAGAAAAATTTCAAGAATAGATCAAGATTTGAAGATGACACAGTGAGTTTACAATGTTCAATAAGAAACAATTCATGTTTGTATTCAGAAATTTGGTAAAGGGTACAATATTTCATGCTTCAGCGATAACTTTCAAACACTCCCATGCTAAACAAACAAATACAGAAAACAAAACGAAAACTACAATCTTACATTTAACATGATATTCCTTTTGTTCAATCACATGCAAACAAACCAGCAATATCAGCCAAAGAGAAAGCTTTCCTTACCAATTTAGCGAAAAGTTAGTTTAGAAAAGATTGCAGGTTGCTTCAGGATTCAATTgggtttatttgaaatttagttatgaaagaaaagaaaatggaaaatCAAATGGGTCTTAGGTCACCTCCATGTGATAAAGATAAACCCAAGTGAGAGCAAGTACAAAAAGGCAAAGCTACTTAGAAATATAGATAGGGTGGATACAACAttctttttaaacaaaaaagaaaggCACTCACGTTATTACTGCTGGTAAGTTCAGACACACAGTTTCTATACCATCATCAACCTCTCTGTCCACTGTCGCAACCCGTTTCGCTTTATCAAGGACAACCTACTGGAAAGCAGCAGTtagttataaaattatttaatcgGAAGAAAGAATATTTCATACTTTAGCCtaaaataattatcaaaacAGGAGCACTGAACTGCAACTTTTCTTGGGTATCTGTTCAAAGTCTGTTCTATATGCCTACACCACGAACAATTAAGAAATCCTACCACATGAAAACTTGATTACTCTAATTCAAACCAAGCAGATGATCGGGTATCCTTCCGACAAAACAAAGTGCAAAGAGAGACTTTTTCTGAAAGCAGTGCCTAAGTAACTTGATCAGTTTGACACAAAATGAACAACAATGACCAAATTCTAAACTACTTTTGATAGAAAAATTTAGGTGAAAGGATGGCACAAGGTTTGATCTTACAAGGAATCCAGGATAAGTTTAATCAGTATCCAAGAATATTGAAGAGGTAACAAGAAACATATTTCAGATTCAGTAGAAGACTCTAGTAGTCGAGTTCCACAAAAGAGCGTAATTCCTAAAACCATCTTTGATACCTGAGTGGCTGAGGCATAATACCCTTCGGTAGAAATCATtaaaacacacacatataccCATAATCATAAGAGCTTCAGAATTCCTgtctattttctttattttcaatataaCATATTAGATTTAGGCTCTGAAGATCCCCAAACCATGGTTTGTGGAAAAGCAGCCGCTAAGTTCTTCGTTCTAAGTTGGAGCTTTCGCACAAACCACTATCTGGGGTGGGGACAGAACCAAACATGCTATTAGTGGTTGGTTTGTCATATACACATACCCAACTTAACATGTCATGTAATACCCAtcctaaaataaaatgaacaaaggAAGTCGTGTGACTAACGCCTAATGATTTGACAAAGGCATCAATAATCCTATTTTAGCTGGACAGGGCAATGATAAATATTAGGAAAAACTGAGAAAAATCCATTTGGTGTTCAAAGAAAAGCATTTACCTTTTTGACCAATTAGGGAAGAATGGTGGAGAGAAACAGTAAATAATCTGAATACAGTGCATTAAGATGATATGGAGACATTGTTTACTACTTATGCAGATGATGAAATGGACAACGCTGACCTTTGAAGCAAAAGTCCCTTGAGGCCAGTTGAGGAGTCCTGCTACCATTTGCCCTGTCTGATTGCAATCATCATCAATAgcctgtaaaaaaaataatataaacacgTCATAGACACAACAAAACGAGTTGAAGCATAATACCAAAAACACCCGCACAAACAAAATCCTGAATTTCCACAAATACAAGGAAAGGTTAACCGTAGTAGTAATACCTGCTTGCCAAGGATGAGAAGATCGGGTTTCTCAATCTCCACGAGTTTTCTGAATATTTTGGCAACAGAGAGAGGAAATAGGGAAGCAGTGGACTCAACGTGGATGCCTCTGTTGGCTCCCATGGCAAGACCCGTTCGGAGAGTATCTACGCATTGAGAAGGTCCGATGCTGACAGCGACAACCTCGGAGGCCAAGCCAGACTCTCTGATACGAAGGGCCTCTTCCAGGGCGATCTCGCAGAAGGGGTTCATCGACATTTTCACGTTCTGGGTCACCACCCCCGTCTGCAAAGCGGCGTCGTGTTGAGCCGAATTGGGAGCGtagataaaagaaaaaggtgAGCGTATGAGTGAGTTTCTTACCTTGTCGGGCTTGACCCTGATTTTGACGGCGTAATCGACAACTCGCTTGACGGCTACCATTATCTTCATTGTGATGTGCTGAAGGTGGGGTGTGAGTTTAGGTGTGGAGGTGGAAATGATATACAGAAGAAAGAGAGTGCATATGCTGTGTTTTGCCGTACCAACTGCAAACTAAAAAAACAACACAGTTTAATCCGAGATGAACACCAACACGGTTTAAAACCGCTGTTTTAGACGTTACTTCTCAAATTAAAAAGTAGGGTTTAGTCTAATTTCACAGTAAAATAATTACACTTGTTATTGTTAGTATAGCTTTTCTACTcaatgataatataaaaaaaaaacattgtgtAGATTATTCACTCTCTGAATAACTAGAATTATTAGAATAGAATGAGCACGTAATCTAAATATGTATTATTTGGATTGTAATTTGAAATTActctataaaaaaatcaatttataaaattaaaaaaacaagtattttagaatatttgaagaaatattatttagataagtaatttattagttatattttaaaaaatatatttttatttatacttgGTACACCAAGATATGTTAGTTAACCAACTGGATACATCTCACTTAtctcaaaatataattattaaaactaAGAGGTTAAGTGAGATTAACTACGTGATAAGAATAGTTATTAAATGAATTTACAAATCATGTTAACCTAGGTCTATTTGAAGAGAAGGCCAATTGaaactctaaaattaatttgacaTTATATATCTGAggtatttttaataatatttattattcacaACCAATATAATGACCATGAGCGTCAGAATATTTTCGCATGTTGTCCCGACTAACCGACAATCAATAATGAAACATCTTATTTATGAAGTTATAGGACATCCCAACAATACAGGAACAAAAGAAGACTATATCAATCTTACTAAGAACATTTTGACACCTATTGTGGACTCAAGTTGGATCGTATTATGGTATTTGCGGGGAACATGCActactgcaaaaaaaaaaaaattctatgacagttttataaaatattttatgacgGTTCTAATGCGATATAGATTCAGGCATTATAAAAACTCTACACTTTCTATGTCGGTGAAAAACTGACATAGTAAGTTGACTTACTATGATTGTTATTTATAAATCATCATAAAATGTACAAAATACTTATCATAATATGTTCAGACAAAACTTTCTATGACTGGTATTTCTACAATTGTCATAGAAAACATGACTTACTATGATGGGTTCTCTTCAGAACCGTCATAGTAAGTGGTTTTCTATGACAAATATTCTTACACATGTCATAGTAAATAAGACTTGTTATGTCATTTATTGCAATAACCATCTTagtaactttgttttttttagaaaaacgattgttttatcaatttttctccattgattaataacaataatttgcaTATTAATGTTATCCAGACAATTGCATACAAATTTTAGACAAACTCATTCATTGATCAATTTCCCatattcattaataataattacttgCATATAAATGTTATCCAGACAATTGCATACAATTTTCAGACAAATTCATTCATTAATCAATTTTCTTCCATTCATTAATAACACTCACCTACGTATCAATGTTATTTATACAATTGCATACAATTTACATAAAAACTCATTCATTGATCATATTTTCCCGTTCATTAATAACAATCACCTACAAATCAATGTTATCTAGACAAACtcattcattgattaattttcttCCATCCATTAATAACAATCACCTACATATCAATGTTATTTATACAATTGCATAAATTTACAGAAAAAAACTCATTCATTAATCACATTTTCCTTGTTCAATAATGACAATTACCTTCATATCAATGTTATTCATACAAACtcattcattgattaatttttttccatCCATTAATAACAACCACCTACATATCAATGTTATAGAAAATTGCATAAAATTTACAGACAAACCAATTCATTGATCAAGTTTTCTCTATTCATTAATAACAATCATCTGCATATCAATGTTATCCAAACAATTGCATTCAATTTCCAGACAAACTCATTCATTGATCAATTTTGTTCTTCGTTAATAACAATCACTTACATATCAATGTTATCTATACAATTGAATACAATTTAAAGAAAAACTCATTCATTAATAAGAATCACATGCATATCAATACTATCTAGACAAACCCATTCATTGGTCAAATTTTCTCCATTCATTAATAACAATCACCTGTATATCAATGTTATCCAGACAATTGCATACAATTTTCAGACAAACTCATTCATTGATCAATTTTGTTCTTCGTTAATAACAATCACTTACATATCAATGTTATCTATACAATTGAATACAATTTAAAGAAAAACTCATTCATTAATAAGAATCACATGCATATCAATACTATCTAGACAAACCCATTCATTGGTCAAATTTTCTCCATTCATTAATAACAATCACCTGTATATCAATGTTATCCAGACAATTGCATACAATTTTCAGACAAACCCATTTATTGATCAATTTTACTCCATTCATTAATAACAATCACTTGCATATCAATGTTATCCAAACAATTGCATACAATTTACAAACATTCATTCATTGATCAATAAACTAACGAAGCTTACATCTTataaaaaacacttaaaaagaATGATGTCGAGTGTTTTCTAATGTCTTCTATATCTTTATCCTTGAATGGAGATGATCGTTGACTAGCTGCAAAAAAAATTgacttaataaataaaaagtgaaatttacaattaaataattaaggtatttgagtaaattttttattacttcTCTTTGTGAGTCAGTAATGTTGGCATATATGATTGTGTGAATGTGCTTCATTACATAATATCCACACTCATAGGTTTCCAATTTATGTGAACACTGcaaattaaaacacaaatataagatattttatatcataattaaataGTGGTAGGACAAATAAGTTACATTAGGTGCAATTAATTGTATCTTCTTCCTAACTACACGTGGAAGGCCTTGCAATCTCGAATGAACCTCCAAAACCCTATAAAAAGTAGACATTTGTTAATTCATATTAATCATTAAGGTAGGaaatataatatcataaaaaaCTTACGCGTCTAGTAAATGTTTGATCGCCAAAGTGTTAGTTTTCTTATGAATAAACACTGGATAACCACGAGAAAATGACGAGGAATAATGACCAACAATTGTCAATGACCCTACaagttataataatattaataataaataagttctaaattaattaactgtaatttaaaattttatacttACTTATGCAAGTAAGGCGCTAAATACACTATTTGCCTGCATTTTGAAATGTTTCTATTAAGTATGTTTTCACTTCACTCGCTTTATTTCCTACACTCCGAATGGCAATTAGATAAAGAAATCTATAAATATAAGCATTTTTCTTCTCGATGCAAGGGTGATGTAAATACCTTAAACATTGAAAAACTAATGTTAGagtaaaatatgaatatattaaactattttaaaggTTAATGAAAGTATACTAACAACAACCAAAGTTGTAGAACTGATATAGATAGTTGATCAATACCAGTAACAATCTCACAAGTATCCTTATGACATATAAAAAAAGGAACACTACTAGTCTTGCCTACAACATCATGAGGCATATCTAATTGGACAATTTGTTTTCCAATTATCACTACCACTGCACCAAGTCGTTAGAGAGAAGACATTTGTGGTTTTAGAGGGTTGACaacttttgaatttttagacttatcctaaatttaaataaaattaatatataaatataattcgtGTGAAGAtattaaaaaggataaaaacaaCCCTTATTACAATCGACATTTTTCCAATCTAGTtggctaaatgataaaattcCCTAGGACCTATCCTACTATTTGAACCCCTCAGTGGGCATAGGAACTCTAGCAGAAGAATCTCGAACATCTATAACCACCACTCGTATCATATCATTCTTAATCGTCCAGTGGTGAATGGTCGATCCTAACTTATAGATTTTACCTAAGACCACATAAATatatgagaataaaaaaaatataaaccaaaaatatataattgcaATAAAATTTACCTAAGGCCACCAAATGTTGGGGAGGATCATCAACGTACAATTCGCATTCAACAGGGATATCAACACCACCATCCCCTAATTCTTCAATAGTATGACAACTTCCCTTTGTGCTGACAAGAATAAGGGAAACCTCTAGAGGTGAAAGGGCAATAGGAGGTTGAATGGACACTCCCATGGATACTAACTTTGCTCgcatttataaaaacaattcaTCCCTCAAAGTGGGGAATAGGTCCTTCTTAAACTCATCTTTGAGAAGTTTCTTGTCGACCTCACTAAGTTGTGATAAAGTAACACGTCAAGCTGGAGTACCAAAGAATTGCCTAATGTCTATCCCTTGTCCAGTACCACGAACATGTCTTGGATGCTTTGGACAACCAATGGCAACCGCTTATATGTCTTCACGTCCTTGTGCAGCGAATGTTCTCTGAGAGCTTTGCTCCACCAAGTCATCCTACAAAACAAACATTTTAATGCAAATTTCAACTCCAAAATCAACTTtcattaaaatatcaaaatagttTATGTCATGAGTTACTTACAATCCGCTCAGCTATGATCCATGTTTCTTCGAAGTGTAATCTCCTAATATTTTTTTGCGAGCTCTCTTCCACTTTTTGTGGTGGAGAGGTCAAGATATCAAACTAAAACCTGACTCATCACTGGAAGTTGAGGAAGAGGCCACAAAAATCATAATTCGCTCCAACCTATCATATCCACCACGAGACAATCTGTGGGGGTGaacattatttttctaaatgtCCTGTGCAACTTTTCTCCTTGCCTATTATATACCTTACACCTataaagaattaataaaaatatatgtaacaaaacaattgaaaaatacacttgaaatgtaaaattttatttacctGAAAGGTAAGGTCTAATAATCTCTCATGGAAAGTTTGCCACGTCTCCTCATCAAGAAACTAGTATATCTCACAAGGGTTCTTGTTACTCAACTGACCATACATATATCGACTAGTAAACATACAAAATTTTCATCATAAAAAGTAAACATAAGTAAATTGTTTACATTGTTAAGTTGGAACATTCTCCCACAACCCTTCATGATGGTCATCACGTGTGGTATGAACATCAACAACTTCAATCAACATTCAAAGTTGGCATATTTGTGAAGAAAGATGGAGTCTCACCGATATCAAGTGTTGGATCATCATTCTCAGTAGTACGATTTGTGTGGCTCTTCCTTGCATAACCACTGACCATTTTTTGTTAATAGGATCAGTGACATAAAACACTTGTTTCACTTGAGATTCCATAATGAATGGCTCTTCAATGTAAATGAAATTTTCTAGATCAACCAAGGTAAAACCCATATCATCGATGCCAACACCATAACTACAGTCAACCCACTCACCTTTAAAAACAGGCACTTTGAAACTTGTATAATCAATCACCCAAATGTCTTCAATTACACCAAAGTAATACATTGAAGCCATAACAGGATTATCCTTTAAACTAGAGAAACATTTTTCAATATGTAGAAAAGTATTTTTCAAATGTTACTTTTGTCAAAATAGAACCCTAGTGGGATTTCCATTGCAAGCAAACCATGAAAGCTCTACAATGCCACCAGAAAGCTTGGATAATCTTTCCTATAACTTTTCCTTGGCATAATCCGAGGTGTTGTTTTCAATTGTTGACCTAATCTGTTTATCAAAAGTCATCATAAACAAGTCATGTGTGGCATTAAACCTGACATGTTGGCTGGAAATAGAATACATGTATCATGGGAAAACCAAATCTATAGACCAACTAAGTCAAACCTGTTTGCATCTTTCCTCAATTGCTTTCTTGTCACCAACTCCATCAAGAATGACAGTTTCATCCTTAGAAATAGTTATCTACAACAATAAATGAGTTGTCCACGTTAACCCTATGCACTTTCATGATAAAAACAAATAACACAATGAAAATATATTCCAAACAACAAACAAGAGAGTTGCTCCAGGATATTCAACAATTGAAATCTAGATTTTGATCACATACTCGTAATATGACACACTGTATTTCTAAATTTCATTATCTGTCCACGGGTtcaaaaagacaaaaacaaaagTAATATGACACTAGACAATAATAACTCAATTTAAGTACAAGACCGAAGTGTGAGTAACAATAGAGAACATTGAAAGACAAAGCTCATAACTCGAAAATTTCAATACAACAGCAAAGCACATTCTCAGTTTCAAAAAATTGCAAACACATTTGTAACACAAGCAAAACGCACCAAATCGGAAACTAGTTTATGCCATGTTTACATAATTTTCACCGCACAAAGCTGCaaggagctccacgaaggacaCTACACAAAGGAGACTAAGTATTTAgggattgaaaaaaaaaggaaaaaaactgGAAAACTCTTTTAAGAAACAGATTTGCCCTATAATATCAAACAAGTTTCGAAACTACCTCAATGGTGGAAGGAGAAGCTTCAACGCGAAAGACTTTGAAATTTTCGTTGTTTGAAAGGAGAAAGTGAAGATGGTATAGGTTACCTTGGAACTACCTCAACGGTCGAAGGagacttgagttggtcatgaattgtcactttaattagaattggatcaatgttctaattcaagaactcaccaagactttgcaccgaaccaaagctcacatggaagtccatgtattgtcaaatggaatcaagcAATAATAATGGAAGAAAACACAATGGAATACAGCCAAAGAACATGAATTACCGAACAAAATTGAGAAATTCAGCAAAGTACCGaacaaaaatgaagaacaatTAAGCTAGAACATGAACTAGAAAGAAGGAACAAAGCTTGAGaatagaaaacttatggagatggaaggagAGGTGAGTGATTACGCCACTTAGAGTGTggatactccaagattagtgagctaccgccacttgaggttcaccatagacacccaagataagacttgatgaaggcaccaaagctcttccaatttctctctcaaattgagtagtgTTTTCTTACTACatttttcaaatctgatttgtacaagggcaacacctttatttatagcctataaggtgctgaaatgctaAGCTAATCAAATGCAAATGTGCCCCTAATGACATACAActttcggcgccaactagtgcatataggaagtgtgactttccttcctagtttgacacctcctaactcatatctacactccccctggcatcccttactaagttcacacccccctaagcttctaatatttctaaactacaactaaggatgcttttacacaagaggtttcttatgtttccctcttaaGCACCATCTaccaaagatattacaaataaagaaaacaattgtccattatttcctaaggccttgaacatgcttcttgtaagcctttgagaaGGATGAATAACGTCTTGCACATCTACCTCTTGatcctcttcctcctcttgtCCTTGTTGATTGGCTTCTATTTGTCCTTGgccttgatctccatcatactccccgagttggagagaattcgtccacgaattctggagacctacagaaaaaaggagttagattgctgacattaaaagtatgactacctaagaatgtatcagacatatctaactcataagcattgtcattaatcctcttgaggacttggaaaggtccatccccacgaggcatgatgtgaatgcaataacaagaatacatgattctttgacattcttaggaacaacttgagttggtcatgaattgacactttaattagaattggatcaatgttctaattcaagaactcaccaagactttgcaccgaaccaaagctcacatggaagtccatgtattgtcaaatggaatcaagcAACAAGAATGGAAGAAAACACAATGGAATACAGCCAAAGAACATGAAAAAGCAACATCAAACAAAAGATAATTGAGAAAAAGACTCACGATCAGACACAACGATAACTCACGCATGATGACATTTAAAGTGGAGAATCATTGACAATTAGCGAAACTCATTGTCACTCTTTTGTAAACGAAATCTTGGAGGTCGTGTTGTCCCTACTTGGTAGAGTATTTCAATCAACCAATAATATGATAGAACAACAACTCAAATGAGCATGTAGATGTATGTGTTACATAGGTCAATTTCTACACCACCGAAGACATCGTCTTCTGCCAAGTGTTCCCTATATTTGCAGAACAACTTTAAGCTGATTCATACAACTTTTCCCATACACTAATAACAAAGTTTAACACATAATTTAGGACAAATAGACTGCATAACCTCACACTCATTGTTCTAgtcaatatttgaaaaaaagaacTCAATTTATAAAAGAAGAGTAATAAAAGACATTTAAATGATAAAAGGCTTTCAATAACTTTTTCTAGCAATAAATGAATACTCTAAAAAAGAATCAATAAATGTgtgtatttaaaaaatgttaaattacagaaacaattaattttcagtatattaaacataaattaaacaataaaataaaattgcacagct encodes the following:
- the LOC137827773 gene encoding electron transfer flavoprotein subunit beta, mitochondrial isoform X1 gives rise to the protein MKIMVAVKRVVDYAVKIRVKPDKTGVVTQNVKMSMNPFCEIALEEALRIRESGLASEVVAVSIGPSQCVDTLRTGLAMGANRGIHVESTASLFPLSVAKIFRKLVEIEKPDLLILGKQAIDDDCNQTGQMVAGLLNWPQGTFASKVVLDKAKRVATVDREVDDGIETVCLNLPAVITTDLRLNQPRYATLPNIMKAKSKPIQKFTPEELNVEIISDLEIVEVTEPPKRKAGVIVSSVDELIHKLKNEANVI
- the LOC137827773 gene encoding electron transfer flavoprotein subunit beta, mitochondrial isoform X2, with the translated sequence MKIMVAVKRVVDYAVKIRVKPDKTGVVTQNVKMSMNPFCEIALEEALRIRESGLASEVVAVSIGPSQCVDTLRTGLAMGANRGIHVESTASLFPLSVAKIFRKLVEIEKPDLLILGKQAIDDDCNQTGQMVAGLLNWPQGTFASKVSVVHFIICISSKQCLHIILMHCIQIIYCFSPPFFPNWSKSRLSLIKRNGLRQWTERLMMV